A window of Pusillimonas sp. DMV24BSW_D genomic DNA:
GTTGTTGGGCGACATCCCCGGTATTGGGCAACTCTTCCGTTACGATAGCCGCACCCGCACAAAAACCAACCTTATGGTGTTCCTGCGGCCTCACATCATTCGCAATGCGCAAGACAGCGCAAGCATTACGCTGGATCGCTACAACTACATGAGAGCTGTACGGGCCAACTTGCCGGACGATGCCTCCTGGTTGGCGTCTGATGCCGACGTGGCGCCGCTGCCTGCAGTTGATCGCAATCCGGGTACCGGCCTGCTGGATTTGCGCGGTTTCAATCCAGATCAATCAACGGTAACCAATCCATCATGACGCCACGTGTGCCTTATACCTGGGCGCAAGCGCATCGTGCGCTGATTCAGGCCACCCCCGAGGGTGTGTCGGTGGTGTTGTCGGAACGCGCCTCGGATTGGGTTCTGATTGAGCTTCGGCGCCGTTTTGGTGAGCTGCCGACACGGCGTATTGCCGAGGAGACGTTCGACACATTACTGGCCTCGGTGTATGCGCAGACCGGGGATGCGGCGGCAGTGGTGGATGCCGCCGCCAATGAAATTGATCTTGATCGTTTAATGCAGGCTATTCCCGAAGTGGAAGACTTGCTTGAGATGGCCGATGATGCACCCGTCATTCGCATGATTAACGCCTTGTTTACGCAAGCGGTGCGCGACGGGGCCAGCGACGTGCATTTGGAGGCATTTGAAACCTACTCTGTTGTGCGTTATCGCGTTGACGGCACCCTGCGCGATATTGTGAACCCGCGTCGGGCTTTGCATAACGCGTTGGTCTCGCGAATCAAAATCATGGCCAATCTGGATATTGCAGAAAAGCGTTTGCCGCAAGACGGTCGCATTGCGTTGCGTGTGGGCAAGCGTCCTATCGATGTGCGGGTGTCAACGCTGCCGACTGTGCACGGCGAGCGTGCGGTATTGCGTTTGCTTGATAAAGAGTCCGGGCGCCTCGAGCTTACACGGCTGGGCATGGCGCCCGATGTTTTGAGCCGGTTAAATAGCCTGTTGCATCTGCCTCATGGCATTGTTCTGGTAACCGGCCCCACCGGAAGCGGGAAAACAACCACGCTGTATGCCGCGCTGGCGCAACTTGATACCGCCACCACCAATATCCTGACGGTCGAAGACCCAATTGAATATGATCTGGCCGGCATTGGGCAGACACAGGTGAATGCGCGCATCGAGTTAACGTTTGCCAAGGCACTGCGTGCGATTTTGCGGCAGGATCCCGATGTCATCATGATTGGTGAAATCCGTGATTTGGAAACGGCGCAGATTGCCGTCCAGGCGTCGTTAACCGGTCACTTGGTTTTGGCTACGCTGCATACCAATGATGCTGTATCGGCGGTGACGCGCTTAATCGATATGGGTATTGAGCCTTTCCTGCTGGCGTCCACCTTGCAAGGTGTGTTGGCGCAGCGTTTGATTCGAAAGCTTTGCCCGTCGTGCAAGGAGGTGGATGGCCGCGGCGTGGCGTTACCGTCTTCAGTGGGGTGTGCGGCTTGTGCCCATACAGGT
This region includes:
- the gspE gene encoding type II secretion system ATPase GspE — protein: MTPRVPYTWAQAHRALIQATPEGVSVVLSERASDWVLIELRRRFGELPTRRIAEETFDTLLASVYAQTGDAAAVVDAAANEIDLDRLMQAIPEVEDLLEMADDAPVIRMINALFTQAVRDGASDVHLEAFETYSVVRYRVDGTLRDIVNPRRALHNALVSRIKIMANLDIAEKRLPQDGRIALRVGKRPIDVRVSTLPTVHGERAVLRLLDKESGRLELTRLGMAPDVLSRLNSLLHLPHGIVLVTGPTGSGKTTTLYAALAQLDTATTNILTVEDPIEYDLAGIGQTQVNARIELTFAKALRAILRQDPDVIMIGEIRDLETAQIAVQASLTGHLVLATLHTNDAVSAVTRLIDMGIEPFLLASTLQGVLAQRLIRKLCPSCKEVDGRGVALPSSVGCAACAHTGYSGRTGIHELFVVDDAAREMIHSGAHEQGLRHHARDNGLRSLREDGERWIEQGVTTAEELLRVTRDT